The genomic stretch ACGCGATGGAGATGCTCCTCACCGGCTCTCTCATTCCCGCCTCGCGGGCCTTCGAGCTCGGCTTCCTCAACCGCGTCGTGTCGCGCGCGGAGCTGCTCCCCACCGCCCTCCAGCTCGCCGAGCAGATCGCCGCCAACGGCCCCGTCGCCGTGCGCCTCATCCGCCGCTCCGTGCGTGAGTGCCTGGGCCTTCCCCTTGGGGACGCGCTGCGCCGGGAGCTCGAAATCGCCGAGCCCATCTACCAGACGGAGGACGCCGTCGAGGGTCCCCGCGCCTTCCTGGAGAAGCGCCCCGCGCGCTTCGTCGGTCGCTGAGAACCCCTGGAGCCCACACCCATGACGACGAACACTCCCTACCGTCCCCTCGCCATGCGCGGCCCCAGCGTGCGCGTCCAGTCCCGTCCGGATGGCTCGCTGCTGCTTGAGAGCGGCTACTCCTACGAGGACGTCGAACGCAGCATCGTCCACGTCCTCGCCCGACAGGCCCGCGCCATCCCGGAGCGCATCTTCCTGGCGCAGCGCACCCCGGATGGCACGTGGCGGGAGCAGACGTACGCGGACATCCACCGGCAGGCGCGCGCCTTCGCACAGGGTCTGCTCTCGCGCGCGCTGCCCGAGGGCCGCTCGGTGATGATTCTCTCCGGCAGCTCCATCGAGTTCGCCGTGGTGATGCTCGGGGCCATGATGGCCCGCGTCCCGGTGGCCCCCATCAGCGTGCCCTTCTCCCTGTGGAGCGCGGACCACGGCAAGCTGCGCCACGCCTTCGCCGTGTGCCGGCCCGCCATCGTCTACACCGATGACGCGGACCGCTTCGCCAAGGCCCTCCAGGCCCTGGACCTCACCGACGTGGAGGTCATCACCGCCACCGGCACCCCGGCGGCGCCCCGTCACTCGCGGCTGTCCTCCTGGCTGGACACGGCGCCCACGTCCGCCGTGGACGACTCCATCGAGCGCATCCACCACGACACCGTGGCCAAGTGGATGTTCACCTCCGGCTCCACCGCTCAGCCCCGCTGTGTGGCGCAGACACAAGGGATGATGTGTCACCAGCTCGCGAGCTGGGCGGCGCTGGAGATGCCCGCCTCGGACCGCTCCGCCCCCGTCATCCTCGACTGGATGCCCTGGAGCCACGTGGGCGGCGGCAACATCGGCTTCAACCACAACCTGCTGCGCGGAGCCACCGTCTACCTGGACGAGGGCCGGCCGATGCCCGGCCTCTTCGAGAAGACCATCGCCAACATCAAGAGCGTGTCCCCCACGGAGTTCTCCTCCGTGCCGGTGGCCTTCCGCATGCTCGTGGACGCGCTGCGCACCGACGCCGAGCTGTGCCAGGCCTTCTTCCGCCGACTGGAGACCATGGCCTACGGCGGCGCCGCCCTGCCCACGCCCGTCGCCAACGAGCTGCAGGCGCTCGCGGTGAAGACGGTGGGCCACCGCATCCCCTTCACCACCATCTACGGCGCCACCGAAACCCAGTGCATCACCCAGGTGCACTGGACCACCGACGACACAGGGCTCGTGGGCCTGCCCCTGCCCGGCGTGCAGCTCAAGCTGGTGCCCACCGATGACCGCCACGCCCTGCGCGTGAAGGGCCCCACGGTGACGCCGGGACACGACGCCGAGCCCACCGGGCGACAGGGCTTCGACGAGGAGGGCTTCTACGAGCTGGGCGACGCGGTGCGCTTCCTGGACCCGGCGCGGCCCGAAGCGGGGCTCGTCTTCGCGGGACGACTGGCCGAGGACTTCAAGCTCAACACCGGCACGCGCGTGGCCGCGAGCGCCCTGCGGCAACAGGTGCTGACCACCGCCGCGCCGCTGCTCTCCGACTGCGTCATCTGCGGGCTCGGGGAGGAGGCCGTCGGCGTCATGGCCTGGCTCAACCCCAACGCCATCACCGCCCTGCTCGGCCCCGCGCCGGCGGACACGCCGCCG from Myxococcus guangdongensis encodes the following:
- a CDS encoding AMP-binding protein, producing the protein MTTNTPYRPLAMRGPSVRVQSRPDGSLLLESGYSYEDVERSIVHVLARQARAIPERIFLAQRTPDGTWREQTYADIHRQARAFAQGLLSRALPEGRSVMILSGSSIEFAVVMLGAMMARVPVAPISVPFSLWSADHGKLRHAFAVCRPAIVYTDDADRFAKALQALDLTDVEVITATGTPAAPRHSRLSSWLDTAPTSAVDDSIERIHHDTVAKWMFTSGSTAQPRCVAQTQGMMCHQLASWAALEMPASDRSAPVILDWMPWSHVGGGNIGFNHNLLRGATVYLDEGRPMPGLFEKTIANIKSVSPTEFSSVPVAFRMLVDALRTDAELCQAFFRRLETMAYGGAALPTPVANELQALAVKTVGHRIPFTTIYGATETQCITQVHWTTDDTGLVGLPLPGVQLKLVPTDDRHALRVKGPTVTPGHDAEPTGRQGFDEEGFYELGDAVRFLDPARPEAGLVFAGRLAEDFKLNTGTRVAASALRQQVLTTAAPLLSDCVICGLGEEAVGVMAWLNPNAITALLGPAPADTPPHARQDVLARLRETLEGHNRAFPGSSHAIRRLLLVAEPPSFDTHELTDKGSINQRVVRDNRAGLVRELFAPEPGARVLVLA